In the Bacteroidota bacterium genome, TTCGCGAAATTGTGACGACCATACAAAGAACTTCGCTTTTAGGCTTAAGAAAGATTGTCAATGGGAATTAGCCCCGGCTTATGATCTATGCCATACTTATAATCCGAATCATCATGGGTAAGTCAGCATGCGCGCTGAGTATTAATGGAAAACGAAAAGGAATAACCAAAGGCGATTTAATCACAATTGGAAAATCGATCAATGCAAACAAGCTATCTCGATCATTGACGAAATTGAAACTACCGTTTTGAACTGGAAAAATTTGCTAAAGAAACAGGTGTTGCAGTTAAGTTGACAAACGCAATTGATAAAACTATGCAAGAATGGAACTAAGCGCTTAGAATTACTTTGATTTATGCCTCACTAGTGCAGTTAAATTTTAATTAAATTAAAACTTCTGCTCCTAAATAAACTAATAGAAAATGAACAAAGGAAAACTCTATTTAATACCAACCACACTTGGCGAAATTGATCCAGTTTCAACTATACCCACTTCGGTTTATCAAATAATTAATGAAATTGACTATTACCTGGTTGAAAATGAAAATGGGCGTCAGTATTTGAAAAATTAGGAATTAAAAAACCCTTGCAAGAATTAACCTTAAATGTTTTAGACAAACATACAGATATTACAGAACTCTCAACAACAATAAGCCTTTGTTGGAAGGTAAAAATATGGAGTAATATCTGAAGCCGGTTGTCCCGGAATAGCTGACCAGGCGCAGAGGCAGTGAAGTTAGCACATCAAAAAAACATTCAGGTTATTCCACTGATTGGTCCTCTTCTGTTTTATTGGCATTGATGGCATCGGGTTTTAATGGTCAAAGCTTTGCATTTCAAGGTTATTTACCAATTGACAGAAGCGATAGAATCAGAAAAATTAAAGAGCTTGAAAAACTTGTTCAAAGCTTGCATCAAACACAAATTTTTATTGAAACTCCTTTTCGTAATAATCATCTATTTGAAGACTTACTAAAAAACTGTTCAACAGCTACAAAACTTTGTGTTGCCATGGATTTAACATTACCTAGTGAATTTATAAAACCCTATCTATCAGCGAATGGAAAAGCAAAGTTCCTGAATTGCATAAGCGACCAGCAATATTTTTACTCTATAAATAAAAATCCCCGAAAATCTTTCAATTTCCGGGGATTTAAAATTAGCTAACGGGTTTATTCTTTAGAAAGTTTAATTCCAGCTTGTCCGTTTACATGAAGCGTATACAAACCACTTGCAAGTTGTGATAAATCAATTGTTGATTTATCACCTGACAAGAATCCTTCCTGTACCAACATTCCAAGTGCATTTGTAACTTGATATTTTGTTTGTGCAGATGCTCCTTTAACTACTACCACAAGTTCGTTATTAAATGGATTTGGATATACTGCAACTTCGTTATTTTTAGCAAGTGTAGCAATTCCATTCGGTGGAATAGTAGGTGCGTTTGGATTAAATGTTAAAGGAATTGATGAACGCATTAATGTTAAATTGTTTGGAGAATTTAACAAATCAAAACCAGCACCCATCATCAAATGTAAGTCAAAACGATAGGTAGGTATATAAGTATACTCATATACAAAATCGTATTCAGGCAAAGTGTTTAGTGTACCGGCCGGAATGGGCTGTGGTTGACCAAAACTATAATTCCACCAACCTTGTGAATAAACAGTTCCAGAAGAACCCGGATGATTGTCCCAAATAGAAACATTCGATAAATAATCAAAATTTTGAATAAATCCGGCAACTTTAGATGCAGAAAAAGTTGAACTATTATTGATGCTAAGGTTAAAATTCTACGGTTTCGTTATACTCAGCTTGATCATTGTTGTTACCATTGCTATCCGGATTGTTATCATCGTCAACATCCAAAACAGCAACACTAAATGGTTTAATTGGAATAGGAATACATTTCGTATAATAGTTATTAGGACCTTCTGCAACCAAAAAATCAACATAAGCAGTATAACTGCTAGTTACACTATTTGAAACCCAAATTTCGAATTCATCTGTTGACCAAGCTTCATTGTGCCAACCAACATTATTTAATCCTGCAGTACTATCTGTGATAGAAATTTTTGGATCAGTAGTTCTAAGTTTGCACAATCCACTAACTATAGAGGTTCCGTTTGATTTATTATTGTAACATTTCACTTTAAAACGCACAGGCAATCCTACATTCACCAAATTATAAGGATTGAGTCCATTGGTATTAACAGTGGCCGGCAATCCAGGTAAACCTTGAGCATTGGGAGTTAGGTAAGTACTAAAGTAAGTTGAATATTGATTTGCAACGGCAGCATCAACAAATGCTAAATTTGTTAAATATGCTTCAGTACTATTAATACAAGGGTTTAAGGTGGTAAAGGTTAAATCACTTCCGTAAGAGGTACCAACACTATTTGTAGCATAGGCACGGAAGTGATAAGTTGTACTTCCTGAAAGACCTGTTAATCCAACACTAAATACTCCGGTTCCGGTTCCACCTGAAACCTTTGAATTAGCAATTGTTGGACTTGGATTAGTGCTATAGCATACTCCTCGATCAGTAACAGGAGATGAACCACCAGCTGTTACGCTTCCACCTGCATTGGTAGTAAAATAGCTAATTGCTGAAGCAGCTGTTGATGTAACAGTTGGAGGAGTTGGATTGGTAGTTGCAAAAGAAATTTGAGTACCGTATGCTGTTCCTGAAGTGTTTGTAGCATAGGCACGAACATAATAAGTTGTATTAGGAGTTAAACCTGTTATATTAGAAACGAAGCTTCCTGCACCACTTCCACCAGAAACAACGGTATTTGCTAAAGTTGGATTGGCTGTAGTTGCATAGCAAATACCACGAGATGTAACGGCCGAACTACCAATGCTGGTAACGTTTCCACCACTGTTAGCTGTAGTAGTAGTTATCGCACTTGCTGCTGTTGTAGTAACCGATGCAAGCGCTTGAGAGGTGGTTGTAAAAGTTAAATCAGCACCATAGGCTGTTCCTGACGCGTTGGTAGCGTAAGCTCTAAAATGATAAGTAGTTCCCATTGCTAATCCTGTTAGGTTCGCTGTGAAGGCTCCGGTCCGGTTCCACTAGCTACTATTGAATTTGCTGTAGTAGGATTAGCAGTAGTTGCATAACAAACACCTCGTGTAGTAACAGTTCCAGTTCCTGCACTGGTTACATTTCCACCGGTAGTGGCTGAACCTGCTGTTATTGCTGATGCTGCAGTTGTAGTTACGGTAGGTATACCAAGTTTTGTCATGGTAGTTGTTCTTGAAACGGCTTCAGTTAAACAAGCAGCATTTTTAAACACATGCACTCTATAAGTACCTGCAGCTGCAACAGAAAAAATTACAGGCTGAATTCCACTTGTAAGTATTGAGTTGGTGGTAGTAGTAACAGTTAAATAATCCGTTGTTACTGAAGAACCTGCCGAAAAAGATCCCGCAACCAGCGTAATTTCATAATATTCACCGGCATATTGGTCGGTAATAATGGTTACTGTTTGACCATTGGTCGTTGGACCCGCAATTACACTTTGAGGATACATGGTTGTGGCAATACAACCGGTTGCTGATGCTGTAGTAGTAAAACTTTCGTCAGCACCATAAGATGTTCCTGCGCTACTAGTAGCAAATGCGCGAACATGGTAAGTAGTTCCAGGAGTTAAAGAGTTTAAATTTGAAACAAAGGATCCAGTACCAGAACCGCTCACAACAGTTGCGTCTAAGGTGGTAGGATTGGCTGCAGTTGCATAACAAACTCCACGAGAGGTAACAGTAGCACTTCCTGCACTTGTAACGTTTCCGCCGGTACTTGCTGTGGTAGTTGTTACAGCACTTACCGCTGTAGTTGTTACAGTTGGTGCTGTTGTTGCCGCTCCATTTCGTGTGATAGATACACCACGGCATATATTATCGGTCACACAACTTGAACTTGAAAATATGTGCGATTGATAGGTACCTGCAGCGGCGATTGAAAATGTTAAAGGCGTTGAACCAGTAAATAATACTGTGCTAGTTGTTGTAGTTACAGTAAAATAATCGGTTGGATTACTTGAGGTAAGTGTATAGTTTCCGGCAGTTAAAGAAAGAACACCATATTCGCCTAAGTAATTACAAGTAGTTCCTGTTGAAGGTGTGATAACAACTGTTTGTCCGTTTGAAGTAGGTCCTGTAATAGTATTGGCAGGATATTGAGAAATTGAAATACAACCGGTTCCGCTACCACCTCCAACAATTGTAATATCATAATCTTCTGTTTCACCTGAGCCAAATGAAGTACATGCATCACCTGAACCGTTCGAAAAACCGGTATTTCTAGTGCGGATTCGCATACGGGTTAATCCAGAAGCAGCACTTCCAGGAATCGTTATTGAAACACTACTTGCTACACCAACCGAAGAACCTATAGCAACCTGATTCCATTCACTGGCTTCAAAAAGTTGATTTTGATTATAATCAATCCAAACAGAAATATCGCTGCTTTGCAATCCTTCAGTAACATTTAAAGAATAGGTACTACCTTTAGTAAGTGTAGCAGTGTACTGCGATAAACCAGAAAAATAAGTATACGCATCCGTAGCATTATTACATCCAGATCCTGAATTATTTAATGAAGTTGAGCTAATTGATACGTCATCAATATAACCGTTACCACTTACAGTGCACGATACAGAGTGTAAGGATGTTGAACAATATTGGGCAAAAGCACCAAATTGAGCGCTCATTAGAGCTACAAATAGTAATTTTTTAAACATGTTTTAGTATTTTGGATTTATTTCAAATTTTAACAAGATGCGAAAATACTATATTTTGTGGAATAAAGTCGACGTTTTTTTTAACAATTAGACTTTCATTTTATACACTTCATGTAGTAACGCAGTTATATTCGTGCGAGCAATAAGCAAAAAGTTTTTCAATTTAATTTGGTGATAATTTAGCCAACTATCAATTTGCAAAGGCTAGGTAAAACAATATCTTTGCAAGCTTTTAAAAAAGTTGATACTAAATTATGATTAAAATTACTTTACCCGATGGAGCAGTGCGTGAGTACGAAAAAGGTACCACAGCTATGCAGGTTGCGCTTAGTATAAGCGAAGGACTAGCACGAAATGTATTGGCTGCAAAAGTGAATGGCGCAGTGTGGGATGCTTCAAGAGCAATAAATGACGATTCCACGCTTTCATTATTAACCTGGAACGATGCAGATGGAAAAGCTACTTATTGGCATTCATCGGCACATCTTATGGCAGAAGCTTTAGAGGCAATTTATCCGGGAACTAAGTTTGGAATTGGTCCTGCAATTGAAAATGGCTTTTATTACGATATTGATTTAGGAGGAAAAGTATTAACGTCGGATGATTTTAAAAAAATTGAAGACAAAATGCTTGAGTTGGCGCAACAAAAAAACAAGTACCAACGCAGTGAGGTTTCAAAAAACGATGCGATTAATTATTTTACTGAAAAGCAAGATGAATACAAGTTGGATTTACTAAAGGATCTTGAAGATGGAAGTATAACCTTTTATCAGCAAGGAAACTTTACTGATTTGTGCCGTGGACCACATATTCCTGATACCGGTTTTATTAAGGCAGTAAAAATTATGAATATTGCCGGTGCTTATTGGCGAGGTGATGAAAAGAACAAAATGCTTACACGTGTGTATGCTATTACTTTTCCAAAACAAAAAGAATTAACCGAATATTTGGCTTTGCTTGAGGAAGCAAAAAAACGTGACCATCGTAAACTTGGAAAGGAGTTAGAGCTTTTACTTTTCCGAAAAGGTTGGAATGGGTTTACCACTCTGGCTTCCCAAAGGAACAGCTTTACGCGAACGGCTTGAAAATTTTTTGCGGAAAGCACAAGTTAAAGCAGGATATCAACAGGTAATCACTCCGCATATTGGGAATAAAAATCTTTACATAACCTCAGGACATTACGAAAAGTATGGCGCTGATTCTTTTCAACCTATACATACTCCAAGAGAAGATGAAGAGTTTTTTTTAAAACCAATGAATTGTCC is a window encoding:
- a CDS encoding T9SS type A sorting domain-containing protein translates to MPEYDFVYEYTYIPTYRFDLHLMMGAGFDLLNSPNNLTLMRSSIPLTFNPNAPTIPPNGIATLAKNNEVAVYPNPFNNELVVVVKGASAQTKYQVTNALGMLVQEGFLSGDKSTIDLSQLASGLYTLHVNGQAGIKLSKE